The following proteins are co-located in the Salinirubrum litoreum genome:
- a CDS encoding MarR family transcriptional regulator, producing MPVDFESYHPNDLPNEGTNGRQILEYLAQHPELGFTPSELADELGIPRGSVGTTLSRLEERGLVRHKGEYWAINIEAYNAQTASKVGLRAVAEQFEGDHYDMNPDWDAGLSDVDAEASDN from the coding sequence ATGCCCGTCGATTTCGAGAGTTACCATCCCAATGACCTTCCGAACGAAGGGACGAACGGGCGGCAGATCCTGGAATATCTCGCACAGCACCCCGAACTCGGCTTCACACCGAGCGAGCTTGCCGACGAACTCGGAATCCCTCGAGGAAGTGTTGGAACGACGCTGAGTCGACTCGAAGAGCGAGGACTCGTCCGACATAAAGGAGAGTACTGGGCGATCAACATCGAGGCGTACAACGCCCAAACAGCCAGCAAAGTTGGCCTTCGGGCAGTTGCTGAGCAGTTCGAGGGCGATCACTACGATATGAATCCCGACTGGGACGCTGGGCTCTCAGATGTCGATGCTGAAGCGAGTGACAACTGA
- a CDS encoding ArdC-like ssDNA-binding domain-containing protein, with the protein MPTEKSAKQVGVPSDTDEFREHCRDRERRDDLLRETINRWIEELEQDVEEATASEQFAEWLDVQAQFHDYSFRNSILIRRQCPEATHVAGYRAWQDLDRQVQSGEQAIWIRAPIRARVCPTCDDSVQGHGDCDEQAPTEEWPQKVVGFRSVAVFDISQTEGEQLPELRREAHGNADWLVEALHQIADDWDIPVQIIDESEWPHGSAWGAYGTTEERIDLRNRENTADLARTFLHELAHARLHPEVPVDAQQAAAFELDAEATAAIVGRHSGLDTVGSRWYLSAWTHDENVSVTDRCEVIAVTARELIEQIDRKAND; encoded by the coding sequence ATGCCAACAGAGAAGTCGGCGAAACAGGTCGGTGTCCCGAGTGACACGGACGAGTTCCGGGAGCACTGCCGAGATCGGGAACGGAGAGACGACCTCCTGCGAGAGACGATCAACCGATGGATCGAGGAACTCGAACAGGACGTTGAGGAAGCAACGGCAAGCGAGCAGTTCGCCGAATGGCTCGACGTGCAGGCACAGTTTCACGATTACTCGTTTCGCAACTCGATTCTGATCCGAAGACAGTGCCCAGAGGCGACTCACGTCGCCGGCTACAGAGCCTGGCAAGACCTCGATCGACAGGTCCAGTCTGGCGAGCAGGCGATCTGGATCCGTGCACCCATTCGAGCGCGGGTGTGTCCCACCTGTGATGACTCAGTCCAGGGTCACGGCGACTGCGATGAGCAGGCCCCGACTGAAGAGTGGCCACAGAAAGTCGTCGGCTTTCGCTCTGTTGCGGTGTTCGATATCTCCCAGACCGAGGGCGAGCAACTGCCCGAACTGCGGCGAGAGGCTCACGGTAACGCGGACTGGCTGGTGGAAGCCCTCCACCAGATCGCCGATGACTGGGACATCCCGGTTCAGATCATTGACGAGTCGGAGTGGCCGCACGGCTCGGCATGGGGTGCCTATGGGACGACAGAGGAGCGAATTGATCTCCGAAATCGTGAGAATACTGCGGATCTCGCTCGGACGTTCTTACACGAACTCGCACACGCCCGACTCCACCCCGAGGTTCCCGTAGACGCACAGCAGGCAGCCGCCTTCGAACTCGATGCAGAGGCGACGGCAGCCATCGTTGGACGGCACTCAGGTCTGGATACGGTTGGGTCAAGATGGTATCTCTCTGCGTGGACACACGACGAGAATGTCTCGGTCACTGATCGCTGTGAGGTGATCGCTGTGACTGCGCGGGAACTGATCGAACAGATCGACAGGAAGGCTAACGACTGA
- a CDS encoding transcription initiation factor IIB, producing MTTRLPTPERCGETDDLSDDCPECGSPPATLRGETTCTQCGLVIAEDYLDRGAEWRAFDAEETRTRSRVGAPTTPTMFDRGVSSQIGWRGDAHGNPLSSRKRRRIARMRTHDRRAVTTSKREQNLLRALSEMARLVSALELPRAVHEEASVLYRRAYRENLLQGRTIDGMVAGAVYAACRRQHVLRTTDEIAAGSSVTEHDVRFSYGVLNVELGLAVEPVSPHLYLSRLLGEMDASPVVRSRASELVSLALDSGIATGKNPAGVAGAALYLAGTERLQNATQSDIAAAAGVTVVTLRKRYYDLRDLVGSE from the coding sequence ATGACCACGAGACTACCGACACCTGAGCGATGCGGCGAGACGGACGACCTGAGCGACGACTGCCCGGAGTGTGGTAGCCCACCGGCGACCCTGCGTGGCGAGACGACGTGTACCCAGTGCGGACTCGTCATCGCCGAAGACTATCTTGACCGGGGTGCAGAGTGGCGTGCGTTCGACGCTGAAGAGACGAGGACTCGTTCGCGTGTGGGTGCACCGACGACACCGACGATGTTCGACCGCGGCGTGTCGAGTCAGATCGGCTGGCGTGGTGACGCCCACGGTAATCCACTCTCCTCACGTAAGCGGCGGCGGATCGCCCGGATGCGGACGCACGACCGGCGAGCAGTCACGACCTCGAAACGCGAACAGAACCTGCTCCGGGCACTCTCTGAGATGGCACGGCTCGTCTCCGCTCTCGAACTCCCGAGGGCAGTCCACGAAGAGGCGAGTGTGCTGTACCGCCGTGCCTACCGCGAAAACCTCCTGCAGGGCCGAACCATCGACGGGATGGTCGCCGGTGCGGTGTATGCTGCGTGTCGCCGCCAGCACGTCCTCCGAACGACCGACGAGATCGCAGCTGGTTCATCGGTCACCGAACACGACGTGCGGTTCAGCTACGGCGTGTTGAACGTCGAACTCGGTCTCGCGGTCGAGCCAGTGAGTCCGCACCTGTACCTGTCGCGACTGCTGGGTGAGATGGATGCCTCTCCTGTGGTGCGGTCCAGAGCGTCAGAACTCGTCTCACTCGCACTGGATTCGGGCATCGCGACGGGCAAGAACCCAGCCGGTGTGGCGGGTGCTGCGTTGTACCTTGCGGGTACCGAGCGGCTGCAGAATGCCACGCAGTCGGATATTGCAGCCGCAGCAGGTGTGACGGTAGTGACGTTACGGAAGCGGTACTACGACTTGCGTGACCTCGTCGGCTCTGAGTGA